One region of Fimbriiglobus ruber genomic DNA includes:
- a CDS encoding PQQ-binding-like beta-propeller repeat protein gives MSRRYLLTTLLAIAAAAPAAAENWPQWRGPKNDGHSTEKGLPATWGPNNNVVWKAKLPGPGASTPCIWGDRIFITAEEGADLVVVCIGTDGAEKWKRKLGSGSMKARGDEGNAASASCSTDGKLVYAFMGDGHLGCFDFNGNVVWTLDAQATYGKFTIQFGGHWTPVLYKDRLYLCLMHRKTQMIVALDKATGAEVWKADRKSDGKGEALDVYASPFIWENEAGTKALLIYHGNDYCTAHDLENGAEVWRVAELNPKAKYNMAWRAVSSPLVTPNLIVVPSCKNGVTVAIDPNKAKGTILPGNPAELWRLEKGTPDVPSPLLVDGVVYIERETSTIAAYDAKNGKPLYSETVTSERHRANPVYADGKIFLVGREGTMPVVKAGTTFELLAKNKLPDIFSSSPAVSGGRIYFRGWNYLWAIGTK, from the coding sequence GTGTCCCGCCGATACCTGCTGACCACCCTTCTTGCGATCGCCGCCGCGGCGCCGGCGGCCGCCGAGAACTGGCCCCAATGGCGCGGGCCGAAGAACGACGGCCACAGTACCGAGAAAGGCCTGCCCGCCACCTGGGGGCCGAACAACAACGTCGTCTGGAAAGCCAAGCTCCCCGGCCCCGGCGCGTCGACGCCGTGCATCTGGGGCGACCGCATCTTTATCACGGCCGAGGAGGGAGCCGACCTCGTCGTCGTCTGCATCGGCACGGACGGGGCGGAGAAGTGGAAGCGAAAACTCGGCAGCGGCAGCATGAAGGCCCGCGGGGATGAGGGCAACGCCGCCTCCGCCTCGTGCAGTACCGATGGGAAACTCGTTTACGCCTTTATGGGCGATGGCCACCTCGGCTGTTTCGATTTCAACGGCAACGTCGTCTGGACGCTCGACGCCCAGGCCACTTACGGCAAGTTCACCATTCAGTTCGGCGGGCACTGGACGCCAGTGCTGTACAAGGACCGGCTCTACCTCTGCCTGATGCACCGCAAGACTCAGATGATCGTTGCCCTCGACAAGGCGACCGGGGCCGAAGTCTGGAAGGCGGACCGCAAGAGCGACGGTAAGGGCGAAGCGCTGGACGTGTACGCCTCGCCGTTCATCTGGGAAAACGAGGCCGGCACGAAAGCATTGCTGATTTACCACGGCAATGACTACTGCACCGCCCACGACCTGGAGAACGGTGCCGAAGTCTGGCGGGTGGCCGAACTCAACCCGAAGGCGAAGTACAACATGGCCTGGCGGGCCGTGTCGTCGCCGCTGGTGACGCCGAATCTGATCGTGGTCCCGTCCTGCAAGAACGGCGTGACGGTGGCCATCGACCCGAACAAGGCCAAGGGGACGATCCTCCCCGGTAACCCGGCCGAACTCTGGCGGCTCGAAAAGGGTACGCCGGACGTTCCCTCGCCGCTCTTGGTCGACGGCGTCGTCTACATCGAACGCGAAACCTCAACCATCGCCGCTTACGACGCCAAGAACGGCAAGCCGCTCTACAGCGAGACTGTGACCAGCGAACGGCACCGCGCGAATCCGGTCTACGCGGACGGCAAGATCTTCCTGGTGGGTCGCGAGGGGACAATGCCCGTGGTCAAGGCCGGGACCACGTTCGAATTGCTCGCCAAGAATAAACTGCCCGATATCTTCTCGTCGTCCCCGGCCGTTTCCGGCGGCCGGATCTATTTTCGTGGCTGGAACTACCTCTGGGCCATCGGGACGAAGTGA